CTTACGAAGGACCTGCCAAAGTTGATCATACTGCTGAAGAAACCGAGCATCGAGGTGATCATGGAGTGGGCGTGCTTGGAGCTCTCCGTGGTTTCACCCTTATCGCTTCTGCTGGGTCTGACCACCTCCTTCTGGCTTCCCGACGGCGATTCGCGGCTACTAAAGAGACGATCCAACCTGAGAATGGGCTTCTTGAACCATTCTCCGCTGATCTCGTTGTTCCGATCATCGTCCTCCCGACTGAACCTGTCGAAGGGCCCGGCGTTGACTTAAAGGAAAATCCAGTTAGGGATGACTAATACGATGTCAGAAGGTGCAGTGACTTACTTGTCTGCATGACCAGACAGCCGATGAGGAAGAGCAGCACCATCTTGCTTTCAGAGGTCATTTTGCCTGTACTTTTCGCACCGAAAAGAGATTGATAACTGAGTGAATCGAATGCCAGAGAGTTCAGATTTATAGACGCCGCCCCGGCGGCGGATGTCATGACATTCTACGTGCTGGAATGGAAAGTAACCATGCGCACGTTTCACCAAAGTAATTGCTTTATTTTACGCTTGTACATTTTGCCTAAGCTTAGAACTACATAGCCATAACCCTGAATGCAACATAAGAAGTGGCACTGCGTATAGAACACACAAATCGATTGTCTAGCCCTTCAGATCTGGACTTCGAGGCCTTATAGTAAACCGATCGAAGGCGCTGTCCACCTCGGCGTCTGCATCGCGTTCATCGGGAACCGGCGGCGTTTGACGGTACCGCTCCTCGAGTTCCTGCCGTGTGAGCTCCGAACTGGGCGCTCCTGCACTCCAACCGATCACTGTAAAAGTTAACGTGGGTCATTGCAGTTGGTTTTTAAAGTGATGCTAAATAGTATTAAACTAACCGCAGATAACGAgcagaaatatcaggtagaacTTTAGCGATGCGCTGCTCATGGCTGTGCCTGGGATGGACTCGATTGATGGGCATTAACTGACAACCGAATCTCGGAGGGgtccactttttatatatgcacatggGGCCGGTCTGGAGCTCTCCGCTGATTGGCGTTggaggaggaggccaatggGCTGAGGCGCCGCCGCCGGAGATTATGCAAAGCACCCGTCAAAGAgccaaaaataacaaaaacagcgcaaaaataaaaagaaacggCGAAAAAGTTGGTTAAAAAAGCGTATAAAAGGCTCGAGGCGTCGTTCTGTCTCAGTGAGTGGGAAAAAACGCTGGTGGCTATCGGCTGCTCCTACCGGTCTTTGACGTAGTCGTCGTCGTCTGGCACGTGAACGGCGCGTTGCGCGTTGattgattatttattgaaatgcTACCTAATTAATTTGCACAATCGAGTCGTCACTCACTCGTCTTCTTGGCCAAAGAAGAGTGTCCAGCGTTCGTAGGGCGGCTCTTCGCACAGCCAACCTTCCATTCCGCAATACTCGTCGCTGTAGTCGCTGAATTCTGTAAGTCGAAGGGTTCCCCCTGGTTATAATTCAATGGAAGGGGTATTGTAAGACAAGAATATGGTGGTAACTGACATAAGTCAGTCACCAGAATAATCTGGCGTTGACTTTCGGACTGATTTAAGGGGTGTAACCAAATCATTCTTTTAAGTGACAAACCAAGATAAGAACAATTTTTAACAGAATAGTCACCAAAGTATATAATGAGTTTTGCCAATAATACTTCCAAAAATctatacaaaaatgtaaaatattaggttTACTATTATGGGGAAGGTAATTACTAAATTGCGATCGGAGAAAACGTGTTTTTGATGATCGTTTGCGAAgtcttataaatttaaataaaattctttagGTGGAAATCttgatagtttttaaaaacaatttaaatgttaaactttaatttacttctgtattataatttatgtttaaacTCTTTATTTAgtctaatttaatatttagcaGTTAATATTCTTCACTTAATATTGTTAGCTTACGTAGATTACGATCCCGACAGGCGGCAATAGCCAGGTGACAGCTTGACTTAAATTttcttatacaatttttattttcatccAAAATGCAAACGGCTTTGGATTCGCTGACTTCTCCACAAATTTTCTCCGCAGGGCACCTTGTATTTGGATTACCGCCTGCTCTCAGACTGTAAACTGTGAGATTTTTGCACCTATGATTTTgtttaacaatatttaaattttaaaccacTCACGTAAGCAGAAGAACACAATGGACAAAAATTTCATGTCTAACTGGGATAAGttgtatttcttaaaattatatttctttctaaaaaatatttctttctttgCCTTATTAAACCATGTCATTACCGGTTATGTATAACTAATTTATGAAgcaattatacatttttgtactTGAAGCTATATTTGAATCAGTAATGCAGTTCGATTAATCGAAGTACATTTATAAGCGTATTATTTCAGCTCTTGTCGCCCATTATTCTAAAAGTTCCCTTTTATTCATCCTCGTGACCAAAGAGAATGGTCCAGCGCTCGTATGTTGGTGACTTTTCGCAGAGATAAGGCTCCATTGAGCAATATACCTCACTAAAGTCagtaaaatctaaaaattaaCTAATTGATTAACAGGCATatggaaaatgaaatatatagaCTTACTTCTCCCTTTCTCCTGGCAGGCTGCTATATCCAAATGACACTTGGAGGCGTACTTTCGAATACAACCCACCTCCTCATCCAATCCGCAAATAGCCATTGACTCATCCGCCACGGCACAATTACTTTCCAAAGGGCACGGTGTTGGAGGAATATTTGCTCCAAAAGTACAGGCTGCTAGGAGAGAACTCTTTgtaaagttattaattaaatattttttacattactCACCGAGCcatataagaaaaacaatCGCTGACTTCATTCTTATATTCCTAAACCTTACGCGTTGAGGTGAAAAATCGCAATGCGGCAGCTGAAAAATATTGCCTTCTACAAAGTAAATTAGATAAAGCTTACCCTATATCTTATCACAAAGTCAAACAATAGAGAACAAACCATTGTCACAAATTTCGCCTTATTAAGCGTCCATAGATAAGGTCATTTAAACTTCAAGCACTGCAAATTGAATTAAGATAATAGAAAGCCATTCAACTATGGTTTCACGACTTGATTGATTGAAAAAGTTGGCCCTGTTCCTATATATGTGACATCAAACACTTACAGATACTTGTTTAtctttatattaatttatttaacaactaTTCCTAACGTTTTATTGCTTACGGTCGAAGACAGTTTGGTTTGTGTCTCAACTAACAactaagaaatatttattgcatacttcCGTGCTAAGCCATTTTTCAGAAGTCTTCTCAAGAGGCTTTCGTCTGACTGCGATACAACTTGGAATAGATGCCATTCTTGGCCAGAAGTTGAGCATGACTTCCCTGCTCCATTATTTTTCCGGCTTGAATCACACAGATCACATTGGCATTTTGGATGGTGGACAGGCGATGAGCTATTACAATGCAGGTGCGACCTGAACACGCCGAGTCCAAGGCTTGCTGAACCACCTGAAATAAGGAATTAGTTCATAAATTGTGCTACTCAAAAACATTTAGGggattcttttttttaaattcaattttaagtaaaaaaccCACCCTTTCACTTTGGAAATCCAGTGCAGAGGTTGCTTCATCTAGCAGCAGGATCTTGGGATTTCTCACCATCGCCCTCGCAATAGCAATCCTTTGCTTTTGTCCACCGGATAGTTGGGTTCCCTTGGAGCCCAGCACCGTATCATATTGGGCAGGCAGGGACATTATGAACTCGTGGGCATTGGCCATTTTAGCAGCCTCAATAATTTGCTGCATGGGCACTTGCCGCGAGGTGTCCCCATAGCCAATATTCTCTGCAATAGACTTCTCAAAGAGCGAAGGTTCCTGGGATACAATTCCCAACCGACGGCGCAGAGTCTTCAGCTCCATATCGTGGTGGATGCTCTCCTGATCTATAAGCTGGAATAAGAAAAGATCTTTAATATTCTCTCTGATATATTAGATATCTTGACTGGACTTACAATCTTTCCATCATCGGGATCGTAGTACCGCATCAGTAGCTGGACGCAGGTTGATTTTCCCGATCCCGAGGCACCCACCAAGGCCACCGTCTGACCCTGGTTTACGTCCAGATTGAAGTTTTGCAGCACTTTGATATGGGGTCTTGACGGATAGGAAAAGTTAAGACCCCTATAGCTCACGCCCTGTTGCACCACATTCGCCTTAAAAGCGGATCCATTGCCGTTCTGCTGGATCTCGAAGGATTCGGGTGATTGGATTGTTGGCTTGCGATCGATGATCTCGTACATGCGATTGGCGGAGAGCAGAGCGGCATTGAAGGCAGGAGTAAATGCAAGAGATTGAGCCAGAATGAACAAGCCATACAGCATTGTGTTGGATATcctaaaaatctaaaaatgtaaatacttgataaggaatttatatttgtatttacccACTTCATAATAGTCTCGAATTTGATATTTCCATCGGCACACATGTGTCCACCATAGGTTAAGGTCACTGCATAGCCAAAGAACATGAGAGATTTGCCCATGGAATTGACCAGTCCACGCCATTTCAGACGACTGAGGATCTGCACCCGATATCGCTCCACCTCCTTGTCGTATATCTTAATGAGCTCCTCCTCCCGTCGAAGTCCTGCGACCGTTCGAATTTGGGTTATGGTTTCGGTGGCTATGCGGCTCGTCTCCTCGAGAACCGCCTTCTCCTTCAAAGCGGACTTCTCCCCAAATCGCGCCTCGAACACAATGGAGGCTATCATGAAGGGCGAGGTGCTCAGGCAGATTAGGGCCAGTTCCCAGGAGTAGGGAAAGGCAATCGAAATACTGCATATGAAGTTGGTAAACGCCTGGATGATGTTGCTCAAGGGAAACCCGATGGCTCCCTGAACACTGGCCGCATCTCCAGACAGTCGGGCAGAAAGAGCTCCAATACTGTTCTCCTTGCGATCGAACCATCCCATCTCCTGGTGCATGATGCAGCTGAATGTCTTGGAGCTGTGAAGTAAaggtttattaaataagaaCCTTAATAATGGATGACCACTTAGGGACCCACCGCATTCGCATGGTAAGCCAGACTCCGGCTAGATTGAAGAAAAATGTCTGGATGAAGCAGACCACGCCAGCTGCAACTCCAATCACCAGGGAGATGATGGCCATGGAGGCACTCTGTTCGAGAACCTCCTCGTCCGTTGGTTTGGCCAACGAACCATATAATTCCGCTAGGATTACGGAAAACACAGGCATGGTGACTCCATATAGACCAGCACAAATGGCGCCAATAATGAGGAAGCTCCATTCGGGTCGGGCCCAACCCAAAATGCGAAAGAAGGTACGGATATAATTTCCAGATGGACCCGGTTCCTCTGTTTCCTGATTCAGAGTTTGGTTGGCTAGACCATTCAGGTTCTTCATCTGGAACTCCGCATTCTTCTCCAGCGACACGATGGAGTTACGTGTGCCTAGTTGGAACTGTTCGATTTCATAGGACATTTTTCTCTCCTTGTTTTCGGCATCTAATTCCAGCTCGTTCAGTAGCTCCTCGGCAGAATCATCATAGGAATGCACGGTGACCATTTTGTGGTAGAATCCCTCCAGCTTCATCAGCTCCTCGTGGGTGCCTTGCTCCACGGCCTTGCCATTATCGATATAAACAATCCGATGAGCGTGCCTGATGGCGGAAAGGCGGTGGGACACCACCAGGGTGGTTCTACCCTTGCAGGCCTTGTCTAGAGCGGCTTGGACCAGCTTCTCGGCATGGTAGTCCAGGGCTGAGGTGGCCTCATCCAAAAGCAGAATTTTGGGCTGCTGAATCAGGGCTCTGGCGATGGCGATCCGCTGACGCTGACCTCCAGAAAGTTGTACGCCCTTCTCGCTGATATCCGTATCATAGCCCTGAAAGTAAAGGGAATCCTTTAGTAAATATaggtttttaaagtttaacaACCCTACCTTATGCAAAGCTATAATAAAGTCATGAGCATTGGCAGCTTTGGCGGAGTCTTCGACTTCCTTTTGGGTGGCTTCTGGCTTTCCATGTCGGATATTCTCCCCAATGGTTCCCTGGAAGAGCACCGGTTCCTGACCCACCACGGCAATGTTCGAACGCAGCCAGTTAAGGTTATACTTCCGCACATCCTCACCATCCAATAGAACTTGTCCAAAGACTGGATCATAGAAGCGCTGCAACAGCTGTATGCAGGTGGATTTTCCACAGCCTGAGGGACCGACCAAGGCTACAGTTTGTCCTTCTTCCACGACCACATTGAGACCCCGCAAGACAATCACATCTTCTCGGGCGGGGTAACGAAAGAACACGTCTCGGAACTCAACAGATCCCTTCAGGCCGTAGTTGAGAATTTTCCCAGCTTTGGAGAGTGGATCAATCAGGGAAGTGCGATCGATGACGTCCAATATGGCGGATGCCGAGCCTCGAGCCATGGCAAAGGTCTCGAGGAATGGAGATGTGCGGGATATTTGGTTGGCGCTCACGATTATTCCCGATATCACAATCATCACAACCGCAGGTGTGTACTCGCGTTCGTTGATGGGAATACTTGGGTCACGGTAGAATAGAATCAAATTGGCTCCGTACCAAAACGATCCCGCTCCTGTGATAAACAACATGGCCTTCATCACCGTGTCGCTCAGTCCGGAGAAGACTCCTTTCCATTTTCCAGCTTTGAGGGCCGGTTTCAGGAGGGTATCATAGCGTACAGACTCCGTGCGTTCTCCTCCGAAAGCCACCACAGTCCGGATGGCCCCGATTACTTCCTCAACCACAGAGCTGGCCCGCACATAGGAACTCTGCTCCTGACCCGTGAGTTTTCCTTGGTACTGAAAAATTAATGGGGAACATATTggattaataataacaagtatgactaatttaattatgactaatttaattatgattattttaaaagaatacCAGTTGCttagatattttaattaccaattaaaaatgttttaaataaaaaactctcCTACAAAAGATTCTTCTAATCTCTtacagaatttattttatgtttgaaATCGTTCTCCCAAAACTACTCATGCGAACAGATGGGGAAAACAGTTTCACTGAGGTAGGTAGGTACTTATtctatttttggaaaactattttcgGATAAATAAGCGAATGGTCAAGTTCACTTAATGTTTGCTAGAAAAAGCTTTTGTTTCTGGCAAACGGTCTCTAAACAAATCCTGAAATCTTACAAAAATTAGATGCGGTTTTTAAACGGTAATTAAAATCTAAATGGGTCTACTCACATGGGCCACTGCCGAGTTGACCACTAACGTAAGGGGAATGTAAAACACTATGGCCAGGGCCAGTTTCCATCCGTAAATAAAGGATAGAACCACACTGATTATCACCTCACACATTATTTCCACATAATGACCCAGATTCTCGGCTATGCCACTGCGTATTTTCTCCATGTTGCTATAGGTAAGGTGGATTAATAAATGTCTATTGTACTTTTCAAATTACTAACTCGGTAATGCGCACTGCAAAGTTTTGGTCCTTGGCCATGTCATGCCAGCCGATTTCCTGCCTCAAGGTGGCCTTGAAGAACTCCCTACGCATGCGTACTGTGAGCTTTAAAGCCAGTCTGTTGAAGGCATCCACATAGTAAACTCCGGAGAAAAGCATCAGCAGAGTATTCAGGGTCATGAGTATGCCGAAGGACACACTATCCTTTCGCAGCTCCTGCATGTTCTCCTCGTAAGAGGCATTTGTGCTGCAAAAAAGGTAATTAATTCAAATGGCTGGTTCTATATACTTCTATCTAAAAACTAAATTGAGTTAATTTTGTGTGAACTTGCTTACAGCGACGTCCTTGAAAACTTGGCATTGTTTTAGCCCTTTTTTGCTGCAAAAGCATTCTTTTGTTGAAGAGTCGCTGGTTTTCTCGAAACAATGAagaatttgggcaccgtaaagCCGAAAAGACGTCCGATCGCTTTGAAAGAGAGCGAATAATTGATTCATCCTCTCCTAAGAGGCCTCTACAATATGTTCTTTTATAGTCTATAAATAGGATTTCTAATGGAATACATTCATGAAGGGAAACAGTCAACAGTCATGAACTaacataaaatatgtatagatAAATGTATGTAATAGATTTAAAAACTGCAAGTTCAGAAAATTTGACTTGCGGAAaagtaattgaaataaattagcCTTCAACTTTAAGCTgagaatttttttaagtcaattCTTTggaggaaaaacaattaacTATATCGCAACCCCAGACTTACAGTATCTTTCCGCCTCCAAAGAGGGGCAATCCGATGGTCACCGAACTGGTTCCCTGGCCCAGGGTTCTGTCGATGAACATGGCCACCAGTTCGCTGTAGACCACAATGGCAATGGGGTAGACCAGGGCTTGGAGTAGGGCCGCCACAAAGGCGGACAGGAGCAGGACATAGTCCCATCCGCCGATGTACCGGAAGAGCTGAGTGTAGCTGATCATCGGCGGGGCCTTATCCTGGGACTTGTCCTTCTTCTTTGCCTCCGGCGCAGCATCGTCCGCGTCTGCAGCCGGAACATCTTCGCGGGGCTCCGTCATCGTCATCACTGCGAACTATCGCCTATACACCAAACTCATTGACCGGCGGGGTCAATTAATAGTTAAGAAAGCGCGCGCAGGGCGAAACCAAAAATCGAAAGGCCCGCAGTTCGTTTCGCCGATGGATATGTGTGGAAAGATGGTCTCGAATGGGTTCTTGGCTCTGGGTAATTAACTCCCGCTCCGACGGAGATTGTGGTGCTATGCCAGATGCACTGCCGATGAGGCTGATCTGCCTGGGATCGTGTTTAGCTTTAATTGCTTTGCATTCCGCGGTTCCACAAAATCGTTCGCCACTGGTCTTTTTACTTCGATGCTATTGCCATCCGGAGCGAAATATTCCGCGTCTGTTCCGCTGAAACTGCAGAAAGCGACTGGCAGGCCTGGCGGCTGTGGCGTCAGTTTTCTACAAATTCGGTTTCTATTAAAGTTCAAATAGACTGGCGATGGTGGGTCTCTATCGTCGAGAACCCCTTTATGgtcttttattaatatcaattGAATTGATTTTACTCAAGGCTCACGATGACTGGTGGAAAATCATTGGCCATCTTCTCTCCGGCAAGGTGTGCACCGCTCCATCGCGGAAATGGGTCAGCCAAATACGCAAATTTGGCGCACTTCGCATTCCAGGCTGTTTAACTTATGATCTTCCCTGTTTAATTAAGATCTGTTATCATTCCACTGATACGCAAAATCAAGTTTGCCTGTCATTGACCATGAATATTAGCAGCGGtcgtgtgggtgggtggcgtTATAGACACGCCGCCAAGATTGCTCTCTTATCAGCCAGATAAGTTTTGTGGCGAATCTTACAACTTATACCgctaataattataaattccGCAAACAGGGTTACCCAACCATTAGTTAAGATAACTGTGCATCCCTTATTGATAAGCTATCTCCCGAAAACTCGACAAGCATGGTTGtagaaaaagtttatttatttattgtagtttatttagtttttggtGACAAGTGTATTTGGGCTTTTGGTGAGAATTACAAAAAGGTTTGGATAATATTCAATGGTCCTTTTGGGTCTTGTGCAGCTTGGCGTAGATGCCGCCCTGGGAAATCAGCTGCATGTGGTTGCCCTGCTCCACCACCTGACCGTTTTGGATCACACAGATCACATCCGCGTTCTGGACGGTAGACAGACGGTGGGCTATGACGATGCAGGTTCGCCCGGAGCAGGCGGAATCCAAGGCCTGCTGGACCAGCTGCTCACTCTGCAGATCCAGAGCTGAGGTGGCTTCGTCGAGCAGTAGGATCTTGGGATTCCTCACCAGCGCCCTGGCGATGGCAATACGTTGCTTTTGACCACCGGACAATTGAGTGCCTCTGGCTCCCATGCGAGTATCGTAGCCATTGGGCAGGGAGATGATGAAACTATGAGCATTGGCACTTTTGGCTGCAGCAATTATCTCCGCCATGGAAACCGATCGACGGTTGTCGCCATAGGCTATGTTCTCCGCAATCGAACGTTCAAAGAGAGTGGGTTCTTGGGAGACTAAACCCAATTTGGTCCTTACCCCCTCGAGGGTCAGATCGTGCTGGATGTCATCGTGATCTATGTGCTGGTTGGAAAGAAAATATTCGTGGGCAATTAATTTGCTAATAAAATATCAGAAAAGTTACTTACTATAGACCCCTCATCGGGATCGTAGTATCGCTGTAGCAGCTGCACACAAGTGGACTTTCCGCACCCGGAATGACCCACCAAGGCCACCGTCTGACCCTTGAGCACCTCGAGATCCAAACCATTGAGAATCTTTGCATCAGGTCGTGTGGGATATCGGAATTCAATACCCCGATAGCGTACACCCTCGAAGAGATTTAACTGCTTGGCGAGAGTATTTTTGATAGCACCCATGGGTGACTGAATCTTGGGTTTGCGATCCAGGATCTGGAAGAGGCGATGACCCGCGATCAGGGCAGCGGAGAAGGCAGGGGTAAAGGCCAGGGATTGGGCCAGCATCATGGAGCCATACAGCAAGGTTTCCGACAccctttaattaaatataaaatagattATATTAATAGGTTAGTTAATTGGAATTATCCTTTCCCATCCTTACTTGATAATATCCTGGAAGGGCAGCTGACCTTCGGACACTAAAACACCTCCGTAGCAGAGGGCCACGGCATAAGCAAAGAAGGCCGACGCCTGCATGGTGGAGTTAAGGACTCCTCGCCATCTTAGCTTTTGGCGGATCAGCACCTCCACTCTCTGGATCTCCTCCGTGTACTCCCGAATGACATCAGCCTCCCTTCTCAGTCCGGCAACAGTGCGTATGTTGGATATGGATTCGGTGGCAATGCGACAAGCCTCCTCAATCACCTGCTTTTCCCTCACTATAGCGTTGGACATCATTCTGCGAAATGTTGAAAGGGTTAATTTGAGTAGAAGTACGAATACAATAACAACCCACTTGGCTTCTAGGATAACAGATCCAACAATGATGGGACAATTGGCCAAACACAAGAGGGCCAGCTTCCAGTTGTAGTACATGGCAACGCTGACACTCGATATAAAGTTGGACAGGGCCTGGATCATACCACTCAGGGGATATCCTATGGCTCCCTGGACCCCAACCGCCTCGCCGGACAAGCGAGCGGACAAAGCTCCCACCGAGTTGTTCTCATCGTCGAAAAATCCAATTTCCTGACTCACCATCGCCTTGAAAGTCATGGCTCGCATTCTGGTTGTCAGCCAAATGCCTGCGTAGTTGAACAAGTAGGTTTGCAGGAAGCAGACCAAGCCAGTCAGGAAAGCCAGGCCCAAACAAGCCCAGGAAAGCACGGCCGTGCGACTTAAGGCATTCTTCGGATCCTGTTCAGCCAGGGCGGCATAGAATTCACCAAAGATGATTGAGAAAGCCGGATACAAACAACCCACGGCTATGGCGCTTATGGTTCCCAGAATGAGATAGCACCACTCGGGTCTGGCAAGCTTGAGGATCCTTGAGAATGTGCGGAAGAAGTTGGGTTTCTCGGCGGGAGCATCGACTATCTTGGCATTGGTGTCCTTTACGAGTGCCTTTATGATGGGTTCGTCAAACTGGACGCTGTTCTTCTGTCCTTTCTCAAAATTCAAGGGGCTGGTCTCAAAGGACTTTTCAAACAGAGCCAGGCTTTTTCCTAAAAATGTGTTGGAGTATTATTTATAAGTCATAAGTTTAATAAGTACCTACTTTTGGTTTCCTCAATGGTCTCCTCCTTTTCCACCTCATCGGGCATGTTGATGTCGCCTGCATGAACCATGTTGTAATAGGCACCCTCAAGAGCCATCAGATCATCATGAGAACCCTCTTCCAAAACTTTGCCATCATGGATAAAAACAATCTTATCTGCACCCCGAATGGCTGATAATCGATGGGATACAACAATGGTTGTGCGTCCTTTACTGGCCAAGTCCAGGGCCTGTTGGACCTGTTTCTCCGATTGGTAATCCAGAGCTGAAGTGGCCTCATCCAGCAGCAAGATCTTGGGGTTCTGAATCAGGGCTCGGGCGATGGCTATGCGTTGTTTCTGTCCTCCGGACAGCTGCGAGCCCCGCTCACCAATCATACTACGATAGCTCTAAAAAGTTTTCGATATTGTGATTTAGTTTATGGGgttatacatttttctaaCCTCTGGAAGATTGGTGATGAACTCGTGAGCCCCCGCCTGAGTGGCTGCTGCCTCGATCTCTTTTTGTGTGGCTCCTGGCTTTCCATAGCTTATGTTTTGTGCTGTATGAAGAACATCATGTAAGACTTGTAATCAAATTCATATTAAGGGCCCACCTATTGTGCCCAAAAACAGCACAGGTTCCTGACCCACGACGGCAATATTCGATCTCAGCCATTGGATATTGTATTTCCTAATATCCAAATCGTCCAGGAGCACTGAGCCAAAAACAGGATCGTAGAACCTCTGAAGCAACTGGACGCAAGTGGACTTTCCACAGCCCGAGGAACCAACCAAGGCCACGGTTTGACCTGCTCTGATCTTGATATTTAGTCCCCTATGAACTATAACCTCCGGACGGGAGGGATATCTGAAGAAGACGTCCTGGAACTCCACATCACCACGAAGACCGTAGTTCAATAGCTTGCCATCTGTGGAAAGTGGATCGATCTTGGAGGTCAAATCGATGACCTTAAACAGGTTGGTGGCACAACCTCGGGCGGTGGCAAAGGACTCAAGGAATGGTGCCGTTCTGGCTATGTTATCCGCACCCACAATGATGCCAAAGAATGCCTAGAAATATTCAGATATAATTTGTGATATAACACATTACATTTATAATCCTCACAATCATCAGAATAGCCGGTGTATACTCCTTGTCTTCCTCATATCGATCGTCGATGATGAGATTGACTCCATACCAAAACGCTCCGGCGCAGGACAGATATAACATGGCCTTTAAAACAGCATCACTGACCCCCGAGAAGGCTCCTTTCCACTGACTGGCCTTTCGAGCTGGGACCAAGAAGTTCTCGTAGCGCTGCACCTCTGACTTTTCTCCACCGAAGGAGACCACAGTGCGAATGGAACTCAGAATTTCCTCTGCCAAATTACCAGCTCCTGCATAGGATTCCTGTTCTCGAGCCGTTAGCTTGCCTTGGAACTGAAATAAGATATTATGATATAGTTACAATACTTTGAGAAAGTTAAATTGATTGCAGGAAATTCTTAAGGATAGTTTTCTAAGTATTAGATTTTTTGTTAATGGTTTCTGCGTTCTTCATACCTTAGCTACATAGTAATTAAGCAGGATCACCAGAGGTATATAAGAACTCACAGCTAGGGTGAGCTTCCAGCCGTAGCCAAATGAAATGGCTACAGTTATGATGAAACCCACAATCAAGTATACAAAGTGACCCACTTTCTCAGAGATGCCATCGCGAATCTTTTCGATATCGCTGTGAAATATAGACAGCTTAAGCTTTCAACTTCTCCAAAAGGATAACCCTGCTTCTAATACTTACTCGACCATGCTCTGGGTAAAGTTTTGCTTGCTGGCCAGATCGTGCCAACCG
This window of the Drosophila biarmipes strain raj3 chromosome 3L, RU_DBia_V1.1, whole genome shotgun sequence genome carries:
- the LOC108028537 gene encoding uncharacterized protein LOC108028537 is translated as MTSESKMVLLFLIGCLVMQTINAGPFDRFSREDDDRNNEISGEWFKKPILRLDRLFSSRESPSGSQKEVVRPSRSDKGETTESSKHAHSMITSMLGFFSSMINFGRSFVRDE
- the LOC108028539 gene encoding LOW QUALITY PROTEIN: uncharacterized protein LOC108028539 (The sequence of the model RefSeq protein was modified relative to this genomic sequence to represent the inferred CDS: deleted 1 base in 1 codon), with protein sequence MCIYKKWTPPRFGCQLMPINRVHPGTAMSSASLKFYLIFLLVICVIGWSAGAPSSELTRQELEERYRQTPPVPDERDADAEVDSAFDRFTIRPRSPDLKG
- the LOC108028538 gene encoding uncharacterized protein LOC108028538 isoform X1 encodes the protein MKSAIVFLIWLAACTFGANIPPTPCPLESNCAVADESMAICGLDEEVGCIRKYASKCHLDIAACQEKGRNFTDFSEVYCSMEPYLCEKSPTYERWTILFGHEDE
- the LOC108028538 gene encoding uncharacterized protein LOC108028538 isoform X2, encoding MKSAIVFLIWLACTFGANIPPTPCPLESNCAVADESMAICGLDEEVGCIRKYASKCHLDIAACQEKGRNFTDFSEVYCSMEPYLCEKSPTYERWTILFGHEDE
- the LOC108028536 gene encoding multidrug resistance protein homolog 65, which translates into the protein MTMTEPREDVPAADADDAAPEAKKKDKSQDKAPPMISYTQLFRYIGGWDYVLLLSAFVAALLQALVYPIAIVVYSELVAMFIDRTLGQGTSSVTIGLPLFGGGKILTNASYEENMQELRKDSVSFGILMTLNTLLMLFSGVYYVDAFNRLALKLTVRMRREFFKATLRQEIGWHDMAKDQNFAVRITDNMEKIRSGIAENLGHYVEIMCEVIISVVLSFIYGWKLALAIVFYIPLTLVVNSAVAHYQGKLTGQEQSSYVRASSVVEEVIGAIRTVVAFGGERTESVRYDTLLKPALKAGKWKGVFSGLSDTVMKAMLFITGAGSFWYGANLILFYRDPSIPINEREYTPAVVMIVISGIIVSANQISRTSPFLETFAMARGSASAILDVIDRTSLIDPLSKAGKILNYGLKGSVEFRDVFFRYPAREDVIVLRGLNVVVEEGQTVALVGPSGCGKSTCIQLLQRFYDPVFGQVLLDGEDVRKYNLNWLRSNIAVVGQEPVLFQGTIGENIRHGKPEATQKEVEDSAKAANAHDFIIALHKGYDTDISEKGVQLSGGQRQRIAIARALIQQPKILLLDEATSALDYHAEKLVQAALDKACKGRTTLVVSHRLSAIRHAHRIVYIDNGKAVEQGTHEELMKLEGFYHKMVTVHSYDDSAEELLNELELDAENKERKMSYEIEQFQLGTRNSIVSLEKNAEFQMKNLNGLANQTLNQETEEPGPSGNYIRTFFRILGWARPEWSFLIIGAICAGLYGVTMPVFSVILAELYGSLAKPTDEEVLEQSASMAIISLVIGVAAGVVCFIQTFFFNLAGVWLTMRMRSKTFSCIMHQEMGWFDRKENSIGALSARLSGDAASVQGAIGFPLSNIIQAFTNFICSISIAFPYSWELALICLSTSPFMIASIVFEARFGEKSALKEKAVLEETSRIATETITQIRTVAGLRREEELIKIYDKEVERYRVQILSRLKWRGLVNSMGKSLMFFGYAVTLTYGGHMCADGNIKFETIMKISNTMLYGLFILAQSLAFTPAFNAALLSANRMYEIIDRKPTIQSPESFEIQQNGNGSAFKANVVQQGVSYRGLNFSYPSRPHIKVLQNFNLDVNQGQTVALVGASGSGKSTCVQLLMRYYDPDDGKILIDQESIHHDMELKTLRRRLGIVSQEPSLFEKSIAENIGYGDTSRQVPMQQIIEAAKMANAHEFIMSLPAQYDTVLGSKGTQLSGGQKQRIAIARAMVRNPKILLLDEATSALDFQSERVVQQALDSACSGRTCIVIAHRLSTIQNANVICVIQAGKIMEQGSHAQLLAKNGIYSKLYRSQTKAS